From the genome of Thermogutta terrifontis, one region includes:
- a CDS encoding discoidin domain-containing protein has product MANDQQTIPFSGAPPMRYGFLAALIALFLSVPTPLWGQVCNIKVVTDASPDCHDMESFLRSATGAWSAPKDRCWALFYWVHVGRRQTSPMVFHGVEVTDPIRQFNDFGYTMCSTVAGMNCALWHHLGLPVRFWDVTLHTVSECFYEGRWHMYDNSMSALYTLCDRQTIAGVEDLGDTRACALSGGHSEMGHVVKYHCLTATSANGFLTGADCARDLDQEARCFHPNGLKLRTYYNNWDWGHRYILNLHKGESYTRYYYNLGNSREYFVPNRGKDPESTNPRYRIRGNGVWTFKPLLTPDELARSAYSISNVAVSPSGMVCPVEAGKPGEIVFKITPANIATSQIIRASARMQSPDDHLTIAVSTTSGTNWQTVYDKVGPADETIEKLLIDEVNGQYEILVKFILLANKNAEDAGVSDISIETRTMLNTKMQPQLRLGLNTVFVDVGEPTDCVVIWPDLQGDSYRQFMLEEQNIATEKEHAGWRGVMFAQKPRTEAFTIYRVQCPRPITSLIYGGRFYNRVPGGRIWLSHSFDGGQTWHTDWTLTDTSQPWDVIHYATVRDVPADSHEVLLKYSLEAPQAGPMACSIYSVRMEVRHQATGPAFEPFDVCFTWEEVQSDRARITRSHRQRIDHVPMRYTIDVGGVDHPIVKSLSVECPTNSGTTHYGYSDNRLGLGQRVSDVWQELGRNLLVGKPYRINVEPTGAWGADDPQRKKLTDGVVGPNYAGGISMKYAVGLDEKVGPAEITVDMQEPQQIAGFGIHLTAGWPWWDALKGEVRDEVEVWTSLDGQNFTRQGTFNLNLWRREIPINHMLPDDETAQGWNYILPLSSPVTAQFVRFRVAPRRSLGVTEVQAFDRIDIRPFDLKILLPDESP; this is encoded by the coding sequence ATGGCCAACGACCAACAAACGATTCCATTCTCGGGAGCCCCTCCGATGCGTTACGGTTTCTTGGCCGCGCTGATCGCGTTGTTCCTTTCGGTTCCAACCCCTCTGTGGGGGCAAGTGTGTAACATCAAAGTGGTCACGGATGCCAGTCCGGATTGTCACGACATGGAAAGCTTCCTTCGCAGCGCCACAGGAGCCTGGTCAGCTCCAAAGGATCGCTGCTGGGCGCTTTTCTATTGGGTTCATGTCGGCCGTCGGCAAACCAGTCCGATGGTTTTCCATGGCGTCGAGGTGACCGATCCCATTCGCCAGTTCAATGACTTTGGATACACCATGTGCAGCACTGTGGCCGGAATGAATTGCGCGCTGTGGCACCATCTGGGCTTGCCTGTGCGATTTTGGGACGTCACCCTGCATACCGTCTCCGAGTGCTTTTACGAGGGCCGGTGGCACATGTATGACAATTCCATGTCGGCCCTTTATACGCTCTGCGACCGCCAGACGATCGCAGGCGTGGAGGATTTGGGCGATACCAGAGCGTGTGCGCTTTCGGGCGGCCATAGTGAGATGGGCCATGTTGTGAAGTATCACTGCCTCACTGCTACCAGCGCGAACGGCTTTCTCACAGGTGCTGACTGTGCACGGGATTTGGATCAGGAGGCCCGGTGCTTTCATCCGAATGGTCTTAAGCTCCGCACCTACTACAACAACTGGGACTGGGGGCACCGTTATATCCTCAATTTGCATAAAGGCGAGTCATATACTCGTTATTACTACAACCTGGGTAATTCACGTGAATACTTTGTGCCAAATCGAGGAAAAGATCCAGAGTCAACTAATCCGCGTTATCGCATTCGCGGCAATGGGGTTTGGACATTCAAACCGCTGTTGACTCCCGACGAATTAGCTCGATCGGCCTATTCGATCTCAAATGTCGCAGTATCGCCAAGCGGGATGGTCTGCCCAGTCGAAGCGGGGAAACCAGGGGAAATCGTCTTCAAAATCACGCCAGCAAACATTGCCACGTCGCAGATCATTCGTGCCAGCGCCCGAATGCAAAGTCCTGATGATCACCTCACCATCGCGGTCAGTACCACATCGGGGACCAATTGGCAAACGGTTTATGATAAAGTGGGCCCAGCGGACGAAACCATCGAAAAACTGTTAATTGACGAAGTAAACGGGCAGTATGAAATACTCGTTAAGTTTATACTGCTGGCGAATAAAAATGCTGAAGATGCGGGCGTTTCCGACATTTCGATTGAAACGCGGACAATGCTCAATACAAAAATGCAGCCGCAACTTCGTTTGGGACTTAACACCGTGTTTGTCGACGTGGGAGAACCCACCGATTGCGTCGTCATCTGGCCCGATCTTCAGGGAGACTCCTATCGGCAGTTTATGCTCGAGGAGCAGAATATCGCCACTGAAAAAGAACACGCTGGATGGCGAGGAGTGATGTTTGCCCAGAAACCTCGCACTGAGGCGTTTACGATCTACCGCGTCCAGTGCCCCAGGCCAATTACGAGCCTAATTTATGGCGGCCGGTTTTATAACCGTGTCCCCGGCGGCAGAATATGGTTGAGTCATTCTTTTGACGGAGGGCAAACCTGGCATACCGACTGGACGCTGACCGACACATCTCAACCCTGGGACGTGATCCATTATGCAACTGTGCGGGATGTTCCTGCAGATTCACACGAGGTACTGCTGAAATATTCACTTGAGGCTCCTCAGGCCGGCCCGATGGCATGCAGTATTTACAGCGTTCGCATGGAGGTCCGGCACCAGGCGACAGGTCCTGCCTTCGAGCCCTTTGATGTGTGTTTCACGTGGGAAGAAGTGCAGAGTGATCGCGCTCGCATCACACGGTCCCACCGGCAACGCATCGACCATGTGCCCATGAGATACACGATCGACGTGGGCGGGGTTGACCATCCCATTGTTAAAAGCCTCTCCGTGGAATGTCCCACGAATTCTGGAACGACTCACTACGGCTATTCGGACAACCGCCTCGGGCTGGGGCAGCGTGTCAGTGATGTTTGGCAAGAGTTAGGTCGAAATCTTCTGGTCGGTAAGCCCTACCGAATCAATGTTGAGCCTACCGGGGCTTGGGGTGCAGACGACCCTCAACGCAAGAAACTCACGGATGGTGTGGTCGGGCCGAATTATGCGGGCGGAATATCCATGAAATACGCAGTGGGATTGGATGAGAAGGTCGGCCCTGCGGAGATCACTGTCGACATGCAAGAGCCTCAACAAATCGCTGGGTTTGGGATCCATCTGACGGCCGGGTGGCCATGGTGGGATGCTCTCAAAGGAGAGGTCCGCGATGAGGTGGAGGTCTGGACGTCGCTCGATGGTCAAAACTTTACTCGACAGGGGACATTCAATCTGAATCTGTGGCGTCGGGAGATTCCCATTAATCACATGCTTCCGGATGACGAAACAGCTCAGGGTTGGAATTACATTCTCCCATTGTCATCGCCCGTCACCGCACAGTTTGTTCGCTTCCGCGTCGCCCCGCGGCGTAGTTTGGGCGTGACGGAAGTCCAGGCCTTCGATCGCATCGACATCCGCCCCTTTGATTTGAA
- a CDS encoding tetratricopeptide repeat protein, whose product MIRVGFQLVHPLGFFLVIALFAGCRSTSLSANNTRSGTLSEAPLFNRTTSAKPPTAPLATQAGGANGANPSGEFDLLAGVKDGLEKVGELLTFSEPVHQAPDPTSLRTKAKPSPRLYVAMARLAEDAQQPENAEQYYQKALQLDPKYLDALLGLGRLKDRQGNMEDALNYYSKAVKAHPDSAPAWNHLGLCYARLGRSRDAINAFEKAVNLAPREPRYRHNLATVLVQIGDLSGAMRHLSAVHDEATACYNLGYLLAKKGDNVAALRYFNRALAIRPNFPDAIAWRDALTSRLKTSAPSTANTERIAPDPSKIGQRVDFGQNRNLSSETAGAPTISPSPAPSPSLVAPLPPIDEAPGLFTSSQEQSASAVQPFPPIR is encoded by the coding sequence ATGATTCGGGTTGGGTTCCAACTCGTTCATCCTTTGGGGTTTTTCCTGGTAATCGCGCTGTTTGCCGGGTGTCGAAGTACCTCTCTTTCGGCGAACAACACACGGTCGGGAACCCTTTCCGAGGCCCCTTTGTTCAACCGCACCACCTCCGCTAAGCCGCCGACGGCTCCTTTAGCAACACAGGCTGGTGGAGCAAATGGTGCCAATCCCTCCGGCGAGTTTGACCTTCTCGCGGGGGTCAAAGACGGATTAGAAAAAGTTGGTGAATTACTCACATTCTCCGAGCCGGTCCACCAGGCTCCCGACCCCACGTCGCTGCGCACCAAGGCCAAACCGAGTCCCCGACTTTATGTGGCCATGGCGAGATTGGCGGAAGACGCTCAGCAGCCGGAGAACGCTGAGCAGTACTACCAGAAAGCGCTCCAACTCGATCCCAAATATCTCGACGCCCTATTGGGATTGGGACGCTTGAAAGATCGGCAGGGAAACATGGAGGACGCTCTAAATTACTACTCCAAAGCCGTGAAAGCGCATCCCGATTCCGCACCCGCGTGGAACCACCTGGGGCTCTGCTATGCCCGGCTGGGCCGGTCTCGCGACGCCATCAATGCATTTGAGAAAGCCGTCAATCTCGCCCCTCGGGAACCACGGTATCGGCATAATTTGGCCACCGTGCTCGTACAGATTGGAGATCTGAGCGGGGCGATGAGGCATCTCTCCGCGGTGCATGACGAAGCCACGGCCTGCTACAATCTGGGCTACCTGTTGGCCAAAAAGGGAGACAACGTGGCCGCGTTGCGGTATTTCAACCGGGCCCTGGCCATACGCCCCAATTTTCCTGATGCGATCGCCTGGCGCGATGCGCTCACCAGTCGGCTTAAGACGTCAGCACCCAGCACTGCGAATACCGAGAGAATCGCACCCGATCCATCCAAGATCGGTCAGCGTGTAGATTTCGGTCAGAATCGCAATTTGTCGTCTGAAACCGCCGGCGCGCCCACGATTTCACCCAGCCCTGCTCCTTCGCCATCCCTTGTAGCACCTCTGCCCCCTATCGATGAGGCCCCTGGCCTTTTCACCTCGTCACAGGAACAATCGGCGTCGGCTGTGCAGCCTTTTCCGCCCATCCGCTGA
- a CDS encoding cytidylyltransferase domain-containing protein yields MIQTLGIVDACFRTDKERRRSAGRLQGKSVLEWVSRRATDCQQLDGVIVVTTADPANEFVKDLVPLDVPVFAAEAEDILSLWAKALEAYPCEKFVRFETVCPFVDRFLVDRLVKESRRLPEPADYVGYRTQDGTPAMLSSAVLYGELVLTKTLHRLNEKLRSAEDRQHPTRYIYAHPDRFRVHWIPVPEKLDRRDIRLVLVNEDDWEVHQIIVDALGPDCDGHHIAGLIEGCPSLRRQMEAINLGAGREGPSSQHNLTEPHSIRRPR; encoded by the coding sequence ATGATTCAAACTTTGGGAATCGTCGATGCCTGTTTTCGTACCGACAAGGAACGTCGTCGGTCAGCCGGGCGATTGCAGGGCAAGTCCGTTCTGGAATGGGTCTCGCGTCGCGCCACCGATTGCCAGCAGCTCGACGGTGTCATCGTCGTGACGACGGCCGATCCAGCCAATGAGTTCGTCAAAGACCTCGTTCCGTTAGACGTTCCTGTCTTCGCCGCCGAAGCGGAGGATATTCTGTCGCTGTGGGCAAAGGCACTCGAAGCCTATCCGTGCGAAAAATTTGTGCGATTCGAGACGGTGTGCCCGTTTGTGGATCGGTTCCTGGTGGATCGGCTCGTGAAAGAATCGCGTCGCCTTCCCGAACCGGCCGATTATGTGGGTTACCGAACTCAGGACGGCACACCGGCCATGCTAAGCTCGGCAGTCCTTTATGGTGAACTTGTTCTCACCAAGACTCTCCATCGACTGAATGAAAAACTTCGGAGTGCCGAGGACCGACAGCACCCAACGCGGTATATTTACGCTCATCCGGACCGATTTCGAGTCCACTGGATCCCGGTTCCGGAAAAACTCGACCGCCGCGACATTCGGCTCGTGCTGGTCAACGAGGATGACTGGGAGGTGCACCAGATTATTGTTGATGCCCTCGGCCCGGACTGTGATGGGCATCATATTGCCGGACTCATCGAGGGCTGCCCGTCCTTGCGGCGGCAGATGGAAGCGATCAATCTGGGAGCAGGACGCGAGGGACCTTCTTCTCAACACAATTTAACAGAACCCCATTCGATCCGCCGTCCTCGGTAA
- a CDS encoding serine/threonine protein kinase has product MMALSPEVKEWCERLHAAGLAVSREAVARICETVSFRTFEDFVRHLEQLGQLTHWQAQQLLAGRPRFLIGKYRLLGTLGRGGMGEVFLAEHVTMERRVAIKLIDPRLPPPALERFFNEVRIIAALDHPNIVHAYNVDLENGQYYLVMEYVEGVDLEQLVRKEGPLPWRRAAGLVRQAAAALGYAHDKGVVHCDIKPANLMVTPQDVVKILDLGLARLRNSPAGQSSETAVVGTIDYMAPELALQPESVDGRVDIYSLGCVLFFLLVGKPPFPEGSLSERIVKHQTAPPPDLKKLRPDVPEELNLLYRKCLAKLPGERFQTAEELARALKACLDLASPGLVRAKALPVATPIEPEEPSVPSAASGQGQNPIADQAKTLLAGDQRTSSLKSEPETFPIFPVFLKNSLFRVAIILVVALGIGGLLILISSQVGGPSTSEGLKKPSQSGSVSTQTDSSAPPQRAPEDDPEEFRRRIEQWMRSQAVKQNESGLRSPKEKTGQESRK; this is encoded by the coding sequence ATGATGGCCCTCTCTCCAGAAGTTAAGGAATGGTGTGAGCGGCTGCACGCCGCAGGGTTGGCCGTATCGCGAGAGGCGGTGGCGCGGATCTGCGAAACGGTTTCTTTCCGGACTTTTGAAGATTTCGTGCGGCATCTGGAGCAACTCGGTCAGCTCACCCACTGGCAGGCTCAGCAACTGCTGGCTGGACGCCCGCGATTTCTCATTGGGAAGTATCGGCTTCTGGGGACCCTCGGTCGTGGGGGAATGGGAGAGGTATTTCTCGCCGAGCATGTGACGATGGAACGTCGCGTGGCAATCAAACTCATCGATCCACGCCTTCCGCCTCCTGCTCTAGAGAGGTTCTTCAATGAAGTCCGCATAATCGCGGCTTTGGACCATCCGAACATTGTCCATGCGTACAACGTGGACCTGGAAAACGGCCAATATTACCTCGTCATGGAGTATGTGGAAGGGGTTGATCTGGAACAACTTGTTCGAAAAGAGGGACCGTTGCCGTGGCGACGGGCCGCGGGTTTGGTCCGACAGGCAGCCGCTGCACTTGGATATGCGCATGATAAGGGGGTGGTCCACTGTGATATCAAGCCTGCGAACCTGATGGTTACTCCGCAAGACGTTGTAAAAATACTTGACCTCGGGCTGGCCAGACTTCGCAACAGTCCGGCGGGACAATCATCCGAGACAGCCGTGGTGGGAACCATTGATTACATGGCACCGGAGTTGGCTCTTCAGCCTGAGTCCGTCGATGGACGGGTGGACATATATTCTCTCGGCTGTGTTCTGTTCTTTCTTCTCGTTGGAAAACCACCCTTTCCTGAAGGGAGCCTGTCCGAGCGAATTGTGAAACATCAGACCGCGCCCCCGCCCGATCTTAAAAAACTCCGGCCTGATGTCCCCGAGGAATTAAATCTGCTCTATCGGAAGTGCCTGGCCAAGTTGCCCGGCGAACGGTTTCAAACGGCGGAGGAACTTGCTCGGGCACTGAAGGCCTGCCTTGACCTAGCGTCCCCGGGGTTAGTCCGGGCAAAGGCGTTACCAGTCGCTACCCCGATTGAACCGGAGGAACCGTCCGTCCCTTCGGCGGCCAGCGGTCAAGGTCAAAACCCCATTGCGGACCAGGCTAAGACACTGCTTGCCGGGGATCAGAGAACTTCCAGCTTGAAGTCTGAGCCCGAAACTTTCCCCATTTTTCCTGTCTTCTTAAAAAACAGCCTCTTCCGTGTTGCAATCATTCTCGTTGTGGCTTTGGGCATTGGCGGTCTGCTCATCTTGATAAGCTCTCAGGTGGGTGGTCCCAGCACCTCCGAAGGCCTGAAGAAGCCTTCACAGTCTGGAAGCGTCTCAACACAGACGGATAGCAGCGCCCCGCCCCAGCGCGCTCCCGAAGATGATCCGGAGGAGTTCCGACGACGGATCGAACAATGGATGAGATCCCAGGCGGTGAAGCAGAACGAATCTGGCTTACGTTCTCCGAAAGAAAAGACTGGTCAGGAGTCACGCAAATAG
- a CDS encoding adenylate kinase family protein, whose amino-acid sequence MFSDHHCVATILIGPTGSGKTPLGELIAGRGLSDGPYVHFDFGHQLRLISSGESAAHALIPQDRQIVAEVLSTGRLLKPEEGHLATKILRWFLDSARRQVAPKTPKLVLNGLPRTVDQAGLLEEFIRVERVILLDCDLRTILKRIQKNTGGDRTGRQDDTPELVRFKFEQYLAETKPVVDYYARRQVPVFRIGIRENTSPEELYQVLRETLEKASPNMSLCARTTQHHDGPLSRS is encoded by the coding sequence ATGTTTTCAGATCACCACTGTGTCGCGACGATTCTCATCGGTCCGACGGGGTCCGGCAAGACACCGCTTGGAGAGTTAATTGCGGGTCGTGGGCTGTCGGATGGGCCTTATGTCCATTTTGATTTCGGTCATCAACTCCGGTTGATCAGCAGCGGGGAAAGTGCGGCACACGCTCTCATCCCCCAGGATCGGCAGATCGTCGCTGAGGTTTTGTCTACCGGGCGGCTCCTAAAACCGGAGGAAGGCCACCTCGCAACGAAAATATTGCGATGGTTCCTTGACAGTGCACGTCGCCAGGTCGCTCCCAAAACTCCCAAACTGGTACTCAATGGACTACCGCGCACTGTGGACCAGGCGGGCCTCCTCGAGGAATTCATTCGTGTCGAGAGAGTCATCCTTTTGGATTGCGACTTGCGGACTATTCTGAAGCGTATTCAGAAAAACACTGGCGGGGACCGAACCGGCCGGCAGGACGATACCCCGGAGCTTGTTCGCTTCAAATTTGAGCAGTATCTGGCAGAAACGAAACCTGTCGTCGACTACTATGCGCGTCGGCAAGTTCCCGTTTTCAGGATAGGAATCCGCGAAAATACATCTCCCGAGGAGCTCTACCAGGTCCTGCGGGAAACACTTGAAAAGGCCTCCCCGAACATGTCTCTCTGTGCCAGGACAACACAGCACCATGATGGCCCTCTCTCCAGAAGTTAA
- a CDS encoding glycosyltransferase, with the protein MSPPWRITFLITELEIGGAEKFMVELVCRLDRQFFDPYVVVLSEMPQRRHLVDRLDECQIPVAFLGVRNLVELAAGIAKLVKHLRSFRPRILQSFLFHANFVGRLAARIAGVPTVICGVRVAEREHPWHLWLDRLTAAWVDKYVCVSEAVARFSAEVGMLPESKLMVIPNAVDVAAICSQKPVDLGKLFRRDTAGCCAGLAGGVSERVKGAAEGDAHTGSSVFENDEFYMVAVGRLERQKGFDWLLKTLAPLLRELSGLRLVIVGSGPEKERLVSIIGREGIEKAVRLVGFRDDVLGILRSCDLFLLSSLWEGMPNALLEAMAAGKPVVCVEAEGVREVLGPLCKDQLVHDRNQEQFRRAILKHYHNRQYGALLGGRNQKRVAEHFNWWRVVKQYESLWASFLR; encoded by the coding sequence ATGTCTCCTCCTTGGCGCATAACGTTTCTCATCACCGAATTGGAGATTGGGGGTGCGGAAAAATTCATGGTCGAACTGGTATGTCGGCTCGATCGGCAATTCTTCGATCCGTATGTGGTTGTCCTGTCTGAAATGCCGCAGCGCAGGCACCTTGTCGACCGCCTCGATGAGTGCCAAATTCCCGTTGCGTTTCTGGGAGTGAGAAATCTCGTCGAGTTGGCGGCAGGGATCGCGAAACTTGTGAAACACCTTCGGAGCTTCCGTCCAAGGATTCTCCAGAGTTTTCTTTTTCATGCGAACTTCGTGGGGCGATTGGCTGCCAGAATAGCGGGGGTTCCCACGGTGATCTGCGGTGTTCGGGTAGCAGAGCGGGAGCATCCCTGGCATTTGTGGCTCGATCGATTGACCGCTGCCTGGGTGGACAAATACGTCTGCGTGAGTGAGGCCGTGGCCAGGTTTTCCGCGGAAGTGGGAATGCTCCCTGAGTCAAAATTGATGGTTATTCCCAACGCCGTGGATGTCGCGGCGATCTGTTCTCAGAAACCCGTGGATCTAGGAAAACTATTCCGGCGGGACACCGCCGGCTGTTGCGCTGGGTTGGCCGGTGGAGTGTCTGAACGCGTTAAAGGGGCGGCAGAAGGGGACGCACATACCGGATCGTCTGTTTTTGAAAACGACGAGTTCTATATGGTTGCGGTGGGGCGGTTGGAGCGGCAAAAAGGGTTCGATTGGCTGCTGAAGACACTGGCCCCCCTCTTGCGAGAGTTATCGGGCCTTCGACTTGTCATCGTGGGATCAGGTCCGGAAAAAGAACGGTTGGTATCCATCATCGGCAGAGAGGGAATCGAAAAGGCTGTTCGCCTGGTAGGCTTTCGGGATGATGTTCTGGGAATTCTTCGAAGCTGCGATTTGTTCTTGCTGAGCTCTCTATGGGAAGGAATGCCCAATGCCCTTTTAGAAGCCATGGCGGCCGGCAAACCAGTCGTGTGCGTGGAAGCGGAAGGTGTGCGTGAGGTTCTTGGACCCCTTTGCAAGGATCAACTTGTCCACGACAGGAATCAAGAACAGTTTCGGCGCGCAATCTTGAAGCATTATCATAACCGCCAGTACGGGGCTCTTCTCGGAGGCCGCAATCAGAAACGGGTAGCAGAACACTTCAATTGGTGGCGCGTCGTTAAGCAATATGAAAGCCTGTGGGCGAGCTTCCTACGCTAG
- a CDS encoding aminotransferase class V-fold PLP-dependent enzyme: MTISEPAVSFDPLVYRQDFPILQREVHPGRPLVYFDNAATTQRPRQVIQTIVEMYEKHYANVHRGIHTLADETTELYEEARRRVCRFINARSEEEIIFTSGATASINLVARAWGDANIRPGDEILVTEMEHHSNLVPWFQLAERRGATVRFIPINDQGELVLDNLDTLLTERTKIVAVTVVSNVLGTINPVESIIRAAHSVGAKVLVDGAQSVPHLVTDVQKMDADFLAFSGHKMLGPSGIGVLYGKREILEAMPPFMGGGSMIREVRLDGFVPGDLPYRFEAGTPPIVGAIGLAAAIDYLERIGLERIAVHENQLTVKLHAALAEMPRVRVFGPAPDKKGGIVSFVVDGIHAHDVAQLLDSVGVAVRAGHHCAMPLHKRLGVVATARASFYFYNTLNEIDQLVEGLERAQRIFKKRSERR; encoded by the coding sequence ATGACGATTTCCGAACCGGCTGTTTCCTTTGATCCACTGGTGTATCGCCAGGACTTTCCCATTCTTCAGCGAGAAGTGCATCCAGGGCGTCCGCTGGTCTACTTTGACAATGCTGCCACGACGCAACGGCCCCGGCAGGTTATCCAGACCATCGTTGAGATGTATGAAAAGCATTATGCGAATGTGCACCGGGGTATCCACACTCTTGCCGACGAGACGACCGAGCTCTACGAAGAAGCACGCCGTCGAGTCTGTCGGTTCATTAACGCACGGTCGGAAGAAGAAATCATTTTTACCTCTGGCGCAACCGCCTCCATCAACTTAGTCGCCCGGGCATGGGGAGATGCCAACATCAGACCAGGCGATGAGATCCTGGTGACCGAGATGGAACACCACTCCAACCTCGTGCCGTGGTTTCAGCTTGCTGAACGTCGAGGGGCCACGGTTCGCTTCATCCCCATCAACGATCAGGGGGAACTTGTTCTGGACAACCTGGATACACTCTTGACCGAACGAACGAAAATCGTTGCCGTCACCGTCGTCTCCAATGTCCTGGGTACGATTAATCCCGTGGAATCGATCATTCGGGCGGCACATTCGGTCGGAGCCAAGGTTCTTGTAGACGGAGCTCAAAGTGTCCCGCACCTGGTAACGGACGTTCAAAAAATGGATGCCGACTTCCTGGCGTTCAGCGGCCACAAGATGCTCGGTCCATCGGGAATTGGGGTCCTATACGGAAAGCGCGAAATTCTGGAAGCGATGCCGCCCTTCATGGGCGGTGGGAGCATGATTCGGGAGGTCCGGCTCGATGGCTTTGTGCCGGGCGATCTCCCGTACCGCTTCGAGGCGGGAACGCCACCGATCGTGGGAGCAATTGGTCTTGCGGCCGCCATTGATTATTTGGAACGAATCGGCCTGGAGCGTATCGCAGTCCATGAAAACCAACTGACCGTCAAACTCCATGCCGCCCTTGCCGAAATGCCGCGGGTTCGCGTCTTCGGACCGGCGCCTGATAAAAAAGGGGGGATCGTCAGTTTCGTCGTCGATGGCATTCACGCGCACGACGTGGCCCAGCTGCTGGATTCCGTGGGTGTTGCCGTTCGGGCAGGACATCACTGCGCGATGCCCCTTCACAAACGGTTGGGGGTCGTGGCCACGGCACGCGCCAGTTTCTATTTCTACAACACACTAAACGAGATTGATCAGTTGGTGGAAGGTCTGGAAAGGGCACAACGTATTTTCAAGAAGCGGAGCGAGAGGCGGTGA
- a CDS encoding iron-sulfur cluster assembly scaffold protein gives MDDDIYQERILEHYECPYHRGKCPGCTHCHEDRNPLCGDVVRMELRIVNGGKIEDIYFDGEGCCISQAAASMLTELFDGKTVEDVKKFSAEDMLRYFGPRLTPNRQKCALLPWRVLQAAIYSPCAEAHSNGTPQPLPTQ, from the coding sequence ATGGACGACGATATCTACCAGGAACGCATTCTCGAACACTACGAATGCCCCTACCATAGAGGGAAATGCCCGGGCTGTACGCATTGCCATGAAGACCGCAATCCGCTTTGCGGAGATGTGGTTCGAATGGAGTTACGAATTGTCAATGGAGGAAAGATCGAGGACATCTATTTCGACGGCGAAGGTTGCTGCATCAGTCAGGCGGCGGCCTCGATGCTCACGGAACTGTTTGACGGGAAGACGGTGGAGGACGTAAAAAAGTTCAGCGCAGAGGACATGCTTCGTTACTTTGGTCCCCGGCTGACCCCGAATCGCCAGAAATGCGCGCTCCTCCCGTGGCGAGTTCTCCAGGCCGCCATTTACTCTCCGTGTGCCGAGGCCCATTCGAATGGAACTCCCCAGCCCCTACCAACTCAATAA